A segment of the bacterium genome:
CGAGAGCTCGAGCTCGGCGACCGGGCGGAACAGGTTCTCGTTGAGGCTCGGCGACGCCGCCTCCTCCTCGGCCTGCATCTCCGCCGTCTCCTCGAAGTTGATGAAGATGGAGAGCTGGTCCTGGAGGATGCGCGCGGCGTAGGCGACCGCGTCGTCGGGTCGGACGCTGCCGTCCGTCCACACCTCGACGGTGAGCTTGTCGTAATCCGTGCGCTGGCCGACGCGGGCGTTGGTGACGGTGTAGTTGACCTTGCGGATGGGCGAGAAAATGGCGTCGATGGGGATCGTGCCCACCGGCGCCTCCTCGTCCTTGTTGCGGTCCGCGGAGACGTAGCCGCGTCCCATCTTGATCGTCAGCTCGGCGCGCAGCGCGCCCTCCTTGGACAACGTGGCGATCGGAAGCTCGGGGTTCAGCACCTCGAGGTTGGGGCCGCCCTGGATGTCGCCGGCGCGGACCACGCCCTCGCCCTTCTTGTCGATCGTCGCCTTCGCCGTCAGGCCGTCGTGCAGCTTGAGGCGGACCTCCTTGAGGTTGAGAACGATGTCGGTCACGTCCTCGCGCACGCCCGGGAGGGTCGCGAACTCGTGCAGGACGCCGTCGACCTTGAGCCCGGAGATCGCCGCGCCCTGCAGCGACGACAGCAACACGCGCCGCAGCGCGTTGCCGATGGTCGTGCCGAAACCGCGCTCGAACGGCTCGCCGACGAACTTTCCGTAGGTGGCGCCGAGGCTCTTCTCATCCGATTCCAGGTGCTGCGGCTTGAGCAGATCGCGCCAGTTGCGTTGTGGCTGCATCAGTTGTCCTCCAGTCGGAGATCGACCCGCCTCACTTCGAGTACAGCTCGACGATGAGCTTCTCGTTGATCGGCATCGTCAGCTCGGCACGGGTCGGCAGCGCCTTCACCCGGGCGGTGAACCCTTCGCGGTTGACCTCGACCCACTCCGGCGCGCCGCGGTGCTCGGCCTGGGCCAGCGCCTCCTGCACGCGGGTGACGTTCTTGCTGCGCTCGCGGACGGTCACCACGTCGCCGGCCTTGAGCAGCGCCGACGGGATGTCGACCTTGCGGCCGTTCACCAGAAAGTGGCCGTGGCGCACCAACTGCCGCGCCTCCGGGCGCGACGTCGCGAAGCCCATGCGGTAGATCATGTTGTCGAACCGCCGCTCGAGGAGCTGCAGCAGGATCTCGCCGGTGATGCCGCGCGACCGCTCCGCGATCGCGAAGTAGCGGCGGAACTGTCCCTCGAGAATGCCGTACATGCGCTTCACCTTCTGCTTCTCGCGCAACTGCATGGCGTACTCGGAGAATTTCGGCCGCTTCTGTCCGTGCTGCCCCGGGGGGTAGTTGCGGCGCTCGATGGCGCACTTGTCGGTGTAGCAACGCTCGCCCTTGAGATAGAGCTTGAGCGCCTCGCGGCGGCACAGCCGGCAGACCGAATCGGTATAACGTGCCACGTCTCCTCCTTACGCGCCGATCAGACGCGCCGCCGCTTCGGGGCGCGGCAGCCGTTGTGCGGGATCGGCGTGACGTCGCGGATCACGGTGATGTGGAAGCCCGCGCTCTGCAGCGACCGTAGGGCGGATTCGCGGCCGGCGCCAGGCCCCTTGACGTGCACCTGGACATTGCGGACGCCGCTGTCCATCGCCTTCTTGGCGGCGGCGTCGGCGGCCAACTGGGCCGCGAACGGCGTGCCCTTGCGGGAGCCCTTGAAGCCGACCGCGCCAGCGCTCGACCAGGCGAGCACGTTGCCCACCTGATCGGTGATCGTCACCAGCGTGTTGTTGAACGTCGAGTGGATGTGCACCACGCCGTCGCTGACGATGCGCTTGACCTTCTTCTTCTTGACCGGAGTATTCTCGGTCCCCTGCGGCTTGGCCATGTCGTCCTCAGTTCCCGTGCGTCACTTGGCCGGCGCCTTCTTCTTGCCGGCGATGGCGCGGCGCGG
Coding sequences within it:
- the rpsK gene encoding 30S ribosomal protein S11: MAKPQGTENTPVKKKKVKRIVSDGVVHIHSTFNNTLVTITDQVGNVLAWSSAGAVGFKGSRKGTPFAAQLAADAAAKKAMDSGVRNVQVHVKGPGAGRESALRSLQSAGFHITVIRDVTPIPHNGCRAPKRRRV
- a CDS encoding DNA-directed RNA polymerase subunit alpha, with the protein product MQPQRNWRDLLKPQHLESDEKSLGATYGKFVGEPFERGFGTTIGNALRRVLLSSLQGAAISGLKVDGVLHEFATLPGVREDVTDIVLNLKEVRLKLHDGLTAKATIDKKGEGVVRAGDIQGGPNLEVLNPELPIATLSKEGALRAELTIKMGRGYVSADRNKDEEAPVGTIPIDAIFSPIRKVNYTVTNARVGQRTDYDKLTVEVWTDGSVRPDDAVAYAARILQDQLSIFINFEETAEMQAEEEAASPSLNENLFRPVAELELSVRSANCLQNADIKYIGELVQRSEAEMLKTKNFGRKSLNEIKEILREMGLDFGMHIENFPARDELDKRLAREKESA
- the rpsD gene encoding 30S ribosomal protein S4 encodes the protein MARYTDSVCRLCRREALKLYLKGERCYTDKCAIERRNYPPGQHGQKRPKFSEYAMQLREKQKVKRMYGILEGQFRRYFAIAERSRGITGEILLQLLERRFDNMIYRMGFATSRPEARQLVRHGHFLVNGRKVDIPSALLKAGDVVTVRERSKNVTRVQEALAQAEHRGAPEWVEVNREGFTARVKALPTRAELTMPINEKLIVELYSK